From the Halorhabdus utahensis DSM 12940 genome, one window contains:
- a CDS encoding nucleotidyltransferase family protein, whose amino-acid sequence MSQEERSEALIEVLEDLQESDIDFVLVGGYAVSQFETRFSTDLDLVIAPDEYDDVVAFLEAHHFERQDALEVPPEETIYDREIELFERSEDLVHPVGVDVLVNGLGCRQTDAEWSLAYLRDHSTERAISGGSKSTTARTADGEILVAAKLHSARPTDLADVLAAVPEIDLDIVETHIHRGDPGALQAQLEDAREFIAEGGLDHRFKSLFGQSAASSDDIDALLEFLEGQIS is encoded by the coding sequence ATGAGCCAGGAAGAACGCAGCGAGGCCCTGATCGAGGTGCTTGAGGACCTCCAGGAGTCGGACATCGACTTCGTGCTCGTCGGCGGGTATGCCGTCAGCCAGTTCGAAACGCGCTTCTCGACTGATCTGGATCTCGTCATCGCTCCCGACGAATACGACGATGTCGTCGCGTTTCTCGAAGCCCATCACTTCGAGCGCCAGGACGCCCTCGAAGTCCCGCCCGAGGAGACCATCTACGATCGAGAAATCGAACTGTTCGAGCGCTCCGAGGACCTCGTCCATCCCGTCGGCGTCGACGTGCTGGTGAACGGCCTTGGCTGTCGGCAGACCGACGCGGAGTGGTCGCTCGCGTATCTCCGCGATCACAGCACCGAGCGAGCGATCTCCGGTGGGTCGAAATCGACGACGGCGCGCACGGCAGATGGCGAGATTCTGGTCGCCGCGAAACTACACAGCGCACGCCCGACGGATCTCGCAGACGTACTGGCTGCCGTTCCGGAAATCGACCTCGATATCGTCGAAACGCACATCCACCGTGGCGACCCGGGCGCCTTGCAGGCGCAACTCGAAGACGCACGGGAGTTCATCGCGGAGGGCGGTCTCGACCACCGGTTCAAGAGTCTATTCGGCCAGTCTGCGGCGTCGAGTGACGATATCGACGCGTTACTCGAATTTCTCGAAGGACAAATCTCCTGA
- a CDS encoding nucleotidyltransferase domain-containing protein, whose product MNWSKTLTTVCENMDKMVKLERELEKVEKYLREESISAFATGSRIQGTGNKMSDLDIVVIDDVNVEVVGKELSEEIDAGWPVDVVHYSLEDILHRIDQYDPYIVTMVQSMEPLTLDEKIEADLRKAVTTADPDSEFIENIAEVNIYRAAESTAQAIIYEAYIKTAEKGYRHVPPQELPDLVSELEIMPGSSLDRVLELKRQVEHPEGDTREAFNELVSIYKETQII is encoded by the coding sequence ATGAACTGGAGCAAGACTCTTACCACTGTTTGTGAAAATATGGATAAAATGGTGAAACTGGAAAGGGAACTTGAGAAAGTGGAGAAATACCTCCGGGAAGAGTCCATTTCAGCGTTTGCGACTGGATCCCGTATTCAGGGTACAGGCAACAAAATGAGTGACTTGGATATTGTAGTCATTGATGACGTTAACGTAGAGGTCGTTGGGAAGGAACTTTCGGAGGAGATAGATGCTGGATGGCCAGTTGATGTCGTCCATTACAGTCTGGAAGATATTTTACACCGTATTGACCAATATGACCCATATATAGTTACAATGGTACAGTCAATGGAACCGCTGACGCTCGATGAGAAGATCGAAGCCGATCTCCGCAAAGCGGTTACGACAGCAGACCCAGACTCAGAGTTTATCGAAAATATTGCTGAAGTTAATATCTATAGAGCGGCAGAGAGCACTGCTCAGGCAATAATCTATGAAGCATATATAAAAACTGCTGAGAAGGGCTACCGTCACGTTCCTCCCCAAGAACTACCAGACTTGGTATCAGAACTCGAAATAATGCCAGGTTCGTCTCTCGACAGAGTTCTTGAATTAAAACGGCAGGTCGAGCATCCTGAAGGCGATACCCGTGAAGCGTTTAATGAACTCGTGAGTATATACAAAGAAACACAAATAATATAG
- a CDS encoding UvrD-helicase domain-containing protein has translation MGTVGTNEIESVDEPSLPVRLFRRYAPDPLVRLWLGDPDERRRKFESALATLEDELASLNEEQTALLDGEHYLTTRERRGFSESLQRAIDEYDELRSTTWPFPYSSNDRDRLDSIRSELQGITARLDGYNEEFVERQLEQYENLFTDIDEADHDLNRDQRKAVVRNDEYNQVIAGAGTGKTLVLTHRIAYQIERGVDPDRIAAVTLTRNARDEIQKRLDERFGITEVTVETFHSFANGIARQATDGHRSTIDDRDRRNFVEERIRDKLDGDDAAFARHYRQFLTHYSTETPVPNDHESRAEYVRARSERSYETLAGETVASQAEKAIADFLFTHGVEYQYEAIAEWAETGEDRDVYSPDFSLPEYDITIEHWGIDENGAVAPWFAWTSEEYREKLAWARQQFASSGHTLVETYDFEYWAGTLEKALTHRLARHGVRLDPMSFDDLVDHALDDHEREQHLIGLFAKFIDNAGTFDTDPDEIRADLSRHDPREYHFGVCGSILLEEYEDWKRRNGLVDFDDMIYDAVAAVREDPDRFQSQFEHVLVDEFQDVAISQIRLLDALTDGPDAPHLFCVGDDWQSIYAFRGAVVEYFVDFEEYFGPAAITELRETYRCPATVLEASTDLIANNPTQIEKSPVACSGRETTPRLHVLDGYDEWQYADRVGEYAATLVEQYLNEDSDPEDVMILSRYDSGAPFVDQVKEALEARSIPYDGKADGDRYRPDGAPAGSGAGVSVFSAHQAKGREAPHVILLHVARGEDGFAPDVRNNELLNPVRDVSANTDAEERRLFYVALTRSEATLDLLTKAGEESGFLDEIDAYLARSESVVDPGEVGDRVRITATVATLWDDPHESQAQAGLLEDESGRIKFVSWERTDPPVVAEGATYVFDEVEVSEYNGDREIHFTEATTIHEREPGNQ, from the coding sequence ATGGGAACCGTCGGGACAAACGAAATCGAATCGGTCGATGAGCCGTCACTGCCGGTTCGTCTGTTCCGTCGGTATGCCCCCGATCCCCTCGTTCGATTGTGGCTCGGCGATCCGGACGAACGACGCCGCAAATTCGAATCAGCACTTGCGACTCTCGAAGACGAACTCGCTTCTCTGAACGAGGAACAAACGGCGCTTCTCGACGGTGAACACTACTTGACGACGCGGGAACGACGCGGGTTCTCCGAAAGCCTTCAGCGTGCGATCGACGAGTACGACGAACTTCGATCGACGACGTGGCCGTTCCCCTATTCGAGCAACGACCGCGATCGGTTGGACTCGATCAGATCGGAGCTACAGGGAATCACTGCACGTCTCGACGGATACAACGAGGAGTTCGTGGAGCGACAGCTGGAGCAGTACGAGAACCTCTTCACGGATATCGACGAGGCAGACCACGACCTGAATCGCGACCAGCGAAAAGCGGTCGTCCGGAACGATGAGTACAATCAGGTCATCGCCGGTGCGGGGACCGGCAAGACACTCGTCCTCACGCACCGGATCGCCTACCAGATCGAACGCGGTGTCGATCCGGATCGGATTGCCGCCGTCACACTCACCCGAAACGCCAGAGACGAGATTCAGAAGCGCCTCGACGAGCGCTTCGGCATTACCGAGGTCACCGTGGAAACCTTCCACAGTTTCGCAAATGGGATCGCACGCCAGGCCACGGACGGGCATCGCTCGACGATCGACGATCGCGACCGTCGAAACTTCGTCGAGGAACGGATCCGCGACAAACTCGATGGGGACGATGCCGCGTTCGCCCGGCACTATCGCCAGTTTCTGACCCACTACTCGACCGAGACGCCGGTCCCCAACGATCACGAATCGCGAGCCGAGTACGTCCGGGCCCGGTCCGAACGGTCCTACGAGACGCTCGCCGGCGAAACGGTCGCATCGCAGGCCGAGAAGGCCATCGCGGACTTCCTGTTCACGCACGGCGTCGAGTATCAGTACGAGGCGATCGCCGAATGGGCCGAGACGGGCGAGGACAGGGACGTTTACAGTCCGGATTTCTCTCTGCCCGAATACGACATTACCATCGAACACTGGGGGATCGACGAGAACGGTGCCGTCGCGCCGTGGTTTGCCTGGACCAGCGAGGAGTACCGCGAGAAACTCGCGTGGGCACGCCAGCAGTTCGCGTCGAGTGGCCACACCCTGGTCGAAACCTACGATTTCGAATACTGGGCCGGCACTCTGGAGAAGGCCCTCACCCATCGCCTCGCGAGACATGGCGTCCGACTGGATCCGATGAGCTTCGACGACCTCGTCGATCACGCTCTCGACGACCACGAGCGAGAGCAACACCTCATCGGACTCTTCGCGAAGTTCATCGACAACGCCGGGACCTTCGATACCGATCCCGACGAGATCCGAGCCGATCTGTCGCGGCACGATCCCCGCGAGTATCACTTCGGTGTCTGTGGGTCCATCCTCCTCGAGGAGTACGAAGACTGGAAGCGACGGAACGGTCTCGTGGACTTCGACGACATGATCTACGACGCCGTCGCGGCCGTTCGCGAGGACCCGGACCGCTTCCAGTCGCAGTTCGAGCACGTCCTCGTCGACGAGTTCCAGGACGTCGCGATCAGTCAGATCAGACTGCTCGACGCGCTGACCGACGGTCCCGACGCACCGCACCTCTTCTGCGTCGGCGATGACTGGCAGAGCATCTACGCGTTCCGTGGCGCTGTCGTCGAGTATTTCGTGGACTTCGAGGAGTACTTCGGGCCGGCAGCGATCACCGAACTCCGCGAGACCTATCGCTGCCCGGCAACCGTCCTGGAGGCGAGCACGGACCTGATCGCGAACAATCCCACGCAGATCGAGAAAAGTCCCGTGGCCTGCAGTGGCCGGGAGACGACACCACGGCTCCACGTGCTCGACGGGTACGACGAGTGGCAGTATGCGGACCGGGTCGGCGAGTACGCGGCGACTCTCGTCGAGCAGTACCTGAACGAGGACAGTGATCCAGAGGACGTAATGATCCTCTCGCGATACGATAGTGGGGCGCCGTTCGTCGATCAGGTCAAAGAGGCGCTCGAAGCGCGGAGCATTCCCTACGACGGCAAAGCAGACGGCGACCGATATCGGCCCGACGGTGCACCGGCTGGGAGCGGCGCTGGCGTGTCGGTCTTCTCCGCCCACCAGGCGAAAGGGCGCGAGGCACCGCACGTCATCCTCCTCCACGTTGCTCGGGGCGAGGACGGATTTGCACCCGACGTCCGCAACAACGAACTGCTGAACCCCGTCCGTGATGTCTCGGCGAACACCGACGCCGAGGAGCGCCGCCTCTTCTACGTCGCCCTGACACGCTCGGAAGCGACGCTCGATCTGCTGACGAAGGCGGGCGAGGAGTCCGGGTTTCTCGACGAAATCGATGCGTACCTCGCGCGGAGTGAGAGCGTCGTCGATCCCGGTGAGGTCGGCGACCGAGTGCGCATCACTGCGACGGTGGCCACGCTGTGGGACGACCCGCACGAAAGTCAGGCACAGGCGGGCTTGCTCGAAGACGAGAGTGGCAGAATTAAGTTCGTCTCGTGGGAGCGAACTGACCCGCCAGTCGTGGCGGAGGGAGCGACGTACGTCTTCGACGAGGTCGAAGTCAGCGAGTACAACGGTGATCGAGAGATCCACTTCACGGAGGCAACGACGATCCACGAACGAGAGCCAGGGAATCAATGA
- a CDS encoding ADP-ribosylglycohydrolase family protein codes for MVSTDAAEGVLLGLACGDALGRPLEFTPCDEIARQHGTVTEMLADGTHGKPAGTVTDDTELALRIARSLVENERFDGQDIADRFLEWFEDDPFDIGLMTADALREYSHGTDWRSAGQEVWQHRAEGSNAGNGSVMRCAPHAIAFADDPDTLARVSKQSSAITHHDPRCQYGCAILNETIAGYLRGEDDPFGDALARVDGEAPDELVETLRLVPDLIDDTDLETSGYVVHTLQTALYDALTADSAEAAIVSAVNRGGDTDTIGAVAGAVAGARFGAESLPDRWLDPLDYREDLSLLARLLATTEISASV; via the coding sequence ATGGTTTCGACCGACGCTGCCGAAGGCGTTCTCCTCGGGTTGGCCTGCGGTGACGCACTCGGACGACCGCTCGAATTCACACCTTGCGACGAGATCGCTCGACAGCACGGCACTGTCACGGAGATGCTCGCAGACGGCACGCACGGCAAGCCAGCGGGGACCGTCACCGACGATACCGAACTGGCCCTTCGGATCGCACGGAGTCTCGTCGAGAACGAACGCTTCGACGGCCAGGATATCGCCGACCGGTTTCTGGAGTGGTTCGAAGACGACCCGTTCGACATCGGGTTGATGACCGCCGACGCGCTCCGGGAGTACAGCCACGGGACGGACTGGCGGTCGGCCGGCCAGGAGGTCTGGCAACACCGCGCCGAAGGATCGAACGCCGGGAACGGGAGCGTCATGCGGTGTGCGCCCCACGCGATTGCCTTCGCCGACGACCCCGACACGCTCGCCAGGGTGAGCAAGCAATCCTCGGCGATCACCCATCACGACCCGCGATGTCAGTACGGCTGTGCCATATTGAACGAGACGATCGCCGGCTATCTCCGCGGCGAGGACGATCCGTTCGGTGACGCGCTCGCTCGTGTCGATGGAGAGGCGCCGGACGAACTGGTCGAGACGCTTCGGTTGGTCCCGGATTTGATCGACGACACCGACCTCGAAACCAGCGGCTACGTCGTCCACACGCTGCAGACGGCGCTATACGACGCGTTGACAGCGGACTCGGCCGAAGCGGCGATCGTGTCGGCCGTGAATCGCGGTGGCGATACGGACACGATTGGTGCCGTGGCTGGTGCTGTCGCCGGCGCTCGATTCGGGGCGGAGTCACTCCCCGATCGCTGGCTCGATCCGCTCGACTATCGCGAGGACCTGTCCTTGCTCGCACGGTTGCTCGCGACGACAGAAATCAGCGCGTCGGTCTGA
- a CDS encoding tyrosine-type recombinase/integrase codes for MTDPGDQIDTLRERIQDSEEISEDDRAALLEFSDQLFLLQTEYSDHRHLKLLRHCTRMAEHVGGVADALDDREATEELVRWINRTYDNEETNRDYRVALSVFGRRTTDENGDEPPESIEWVPSGTSNNYDPAPNPGDMLHWEEDVLPMIEATNHSRDAALIAVAWDSGARSGEIRSLTIGDVADHRHGYQLTFQGKTGQRTVTLIPSVPYLQRWLADHPARDDPNAPLWCKLNRAEEFSYRMFTKILEGAAEDADVNKPVTFTNFRKSSASYLASQGMNQAHIEDHHGWVRGSDVAARYVSVFGEDADRELAKIHGAEIDEDDEPDPIAPMDCPRCGKETPREKDFCVWCGQATSHDAVEEIKAEEQDLRDSILTLIKEDPDLLDDIEKAQEAMTVFENRPDLLEDAERFREALSDS; via the coding sequence ATGACCGATCCGGGCGATCAGATCGACACGCTCCGGGAGCGTATCCAGGATTCCGAAGAGATCAGCGAGGACGACAGGGCGGCACTGCTCGAGTTCAGTGACCAGCTCTTCTTGCTCCAGACCGAGTACAGCGACCACCGGCACCTCAAGCTCCTCCGGCACTGCACGCGGATGGCCGAACACGTCGGCGGGGTGGCCGACGCGCTGGACGACCGCGAGGCGACCGAAGAACTCGTTCGCTGGATCAACCGCACCTACGACAACGAGGAGACGAACCGGGACTACCGTGTCGCACTCAGCGTCTTCGGACGGCGAACGACCGACGAGAACGGCGACGAACCGCCCGAGAGCATCGAGTGGGTACCGTCCGGCACCTCGAACAACTACGACCCCGCGCCGAACCCCGGCGACATGCTCCACTGGGAGGAAGACGTTCTCCCGATGATCGAGGCGACGAACCACAGTCGGGACGCCGCGTTGATCGCCGTCGCGTGGGACTCCGGTGCGCGCAGCGGCGAGATCCGCAGTCTCACCATCGGCGACGTCGCCGACCACCGCCACGGCTACCAGCTTACCTTCCAGGGCAAGACCGGTCAGCGGACGGTCACGCTGATTCCGTCCGTTCCCTATCTCCAGCGGTGGCTCGCTGATCATCCCGCGCGGGACGATCCGAACGCGCCGCTGTGGTGCAAGCTGAACCGTGCCGAGGAGTTCTCCTACCGGATGTTCACGAAGATCCTCGAGGGCGCCGCCGAGGACGCGGACGTGAACAAGCCCGTCACGTTCACCAACTTCCGGAAGAGTTCCGCGAGTTATCTCGCCTCGCAGGGCATGAACCAGGCCCACATCGAGGATCACCACGGGTGGGTCCGCGGCAGCGACGTGGCGGCGCGCTACGTCAGCGTCTTCGGCGAGGACGCCGACCGCGAACTCGCGAAGATCCACGGCGCCGAAATCGACGAGGACGACGAGCCCGATCCCATCGCGCCGATGGACTGTCCACGTTGCGGGAAGGAGACTCCCCGCGAGAAGGACTTCTGTGTCTGGTGCGGCCAGGCGACCTCCCACGACGCCGTCGAGGAGATCAAGGCCGAAGAGCAGGACCTCCGGGACTCCATTCTGACCCTCATCAAGGAGGATCCCGACCTCCTCGACGACATCGAGAAAGCCCAAGAGGCGATGACGGTCTTCGAGAACCGGCCTGATCTCCTCGAAGACGCCGAACGATTCCGTGAAGCGCTGAGCGACAGTTGA